The following is a genomic window from Marinobacter sp. NP-4(2019).
GAGGGCGTCAGGCAATAGATCACGGCATCAAGCCGGTCGGGTATAACGGCATGAAGCTGGTCCGTCTGCATCAGATCGGCGCCCAGCGGATGTATGCCGGCGGGTATCCGCTCCGGGGTGCGCCTGAGTCCGAACACCTCGGCCTGGTCGGCCAGTAACGAGGCGATGTTGCCGCCCAGTTTGCCGCAGCCGGCGACAAGAATTCGTGGCAGTTTATTGCTTTCAGTGATTGCCATAGACAATTTCAATCCTTATGCTTTGGCGTATCAACCAAGGGACATTCAAACATACAGAACTCTGACCGGAGCTCACCATGACTCTCACCGAGTTACGATACGTTGTTACCCTGGCACGGGAAAGACATTTTGGCCGCGCCGCTGAGCGTTGCCATGTCAGCCAGCCCACCCTCAGCGTGGCGGTGAAAAAGCTGGAAGACGAGCTCGGCATTCCCCTGTTTGAACGCAGCAAGAGCAGCATCCGTGTGACCGAAACCGGCCTGCGCATTATCGAACAGGCCCAACGGGTTCTGGATCAGGTCGGTGTCATCAAGGACATGGCCCAGGATGGCAAGAACCAGCTGAACTCTCCGCTGAAAGTCGGCGCCATTTATACCATTGGCCCCTACCTGTTTCCCCACCTTTTGCCTGAATTGCGGCGTGCCGCGCCGGATATGCCGTTGTTCATCGAAGAGAACTACACTGCCAGCCTGCGCCAGAAACTCCGGCACTCCGAGCTGGACGCCATCATTATTGCGCTGCCGTTTGAAGAGCCGGAAGTCGTCACCCTGCCACTTTATGACGAGCCTTTTGTGGTTCTGCTGCCGGCAGGTCACCCGCTGGCGGAGAAAGAAAGCCTGACGGCGGAAGAGCTGGCAAAGGAACAGCTGCTGTTGCTTGGCCCGGGCCATTGTTTCCGGGACCAGGTGCTGGAGTCCTGCCCGCCATTGGTGGAGGCGGTTACCCGACATGCCGGTGCGACATCCCCGGCATTGGTCACGGAAGGCAGTTCCCTTGAGACCATTCGCCACATGGTGGCTTCCGGGCTCGGTATTACCGTGCTGCCGCTTTCCGCGGCGACCGCGATGCAGTATCACGAGGATATCCTGGC
Proteins encoded in this region:
- a CDS encoding hydrogen peroxide-inducible genes activator, whose translation is MTLTELRYVVTLARERHFGRAAERCHVSQPTLSVAVKKLEDELGIPLFERSKSSIRVTETGLRIIEQAQRVLDQVGVIKDMAQDGKNQLNSPLKVGAIYTIGPYLFPHLLPELRRAAPDMPLFIEENYTASLRQKLRHSELDAIIIALPFEEPEVVTLPLYDEPFVVLLPAGHPLAEKESLTAEELAKEQLLLLGPGHCFRDQVLESCPPLVEAVTRHAGATSPALVTEGSSLETIRHMVASGLGITVLPLSAATAMQYHEDILAVRPFAPPVPFRTVALAWRVTFPRPKAIDVLSLAASQCRVIEKAKSDTPAIAASA